In the genome of Cryptosporangium minutisporangium, one region contains:
- a CDS encoding DNA-3-methyladenine glycosylase I, whose product MSDADAVALAEVGLLRGPDDRLRCSWAGAAEDYVAYHDQEWGRRLAGDDALFERLCLEAFQSGLSWLTILRRREGFRRAFAGFSVAAVAAFDESDVERLLADTGIIRNRAKIDAAIGNARLAAQLPDGLSALLWSFAPPPRPRPRTRADVPATSPESVALAKDLRRRGFRFVGPTTAYALMQATGMVDDHIVGCHAGAA is encoded by the coding sequence ATGAGCGACGCCGACGCCGTGGCGCTGGCGGAGGTCGGGCTGCTGCGCGGGCCCGACGACCGGCTTCGCTGCTCCTGGGCGGGCGCGGCCGAGGACTACGTCGCCTACCACGACCAGGAGTGGGGCCGCCGCCTCGCCGGGGACGACGCGCTGTTCGAACGGCTGTGCCTGGAGGCGTTCCAGTCCGGCCTGTCCTGGCTCACGATCCTGCGCCGTCGGGAGGGCTTCCGGCGGGCGTTCGCCGGCTTCTCGGTGGCTGCCGTTGCGGCGTTCGACGAGTCGGACGTCGAGCGGCTGCTCGCCGACACCGGGATCATCCGCAACCGGGCGAAGATCGACGCCGCGATCGGCAACGCGCGGCTCGCCGCGCAGCTCCCCGACGGGCTCTCCGCGCTGCTCTGGTCGTTCGCGCCACCGCCGCGCCCCCGGCCGCGCACCCGGGCGGACGTGCCCGCCACGTCACCGGAGTCGGTGGCCCTCGCCAAGGACCTGCGCCGACGCGGATTCCGCTTCGTGGGTCCCACCACTGCGTACGCGTTGATGCAGGCAACCGGTATGGTCGATGACCACATCGTTGGCTGTCACGCAGGC